Genomic DNA from Vibrio sp. SNU_ST1:
TTTTACTGAATCTTCTATTCCATATTCAAAGTGACGGATTAAAAGTTCTCCGAATAGCAAGGCTGTCAGAAGTGACAAGCCCAAGAAAAAGGTAGTAAGGTGCCCCCGTATTGGGAAGCTCTTTTTAATGCTCATGGTTACCCTTTGATCCTCAGACCTTGGCCAACGACGGTTTCAATTAACTTAGATTCAAAAGGCTTATCGATTTTTTGTCTCAGTTGATAAACCTGCACTTTTATGTTGTTACTTTCTGGTGCGTCATGTGGCCATAAACACTCCTCTATCTCTCTACGAGTAACCACTTGTGGACTTCGGCGCATGAGGAGCTCCAAAAGCATTAGGTTGAGTCGATTTAAGTCCAAGACTTGCTCTGATCTTGATACTTGATGGCTTTCTAGGTCATAGACTAAGTCACCTTGTACTAACCTTTTATGTTGGCTACTTCTTCGCTTAGAGAGCGCCTTGATGCGTAAGGCGAGTTCTTTCATTGCAAATGGCTTGATTAAGTAGTCATCGGTGCCAGCATTGAAGCCGGCTTCTTTGTCTTGCAGCGTATCTTTTGCCGTCAGCATCAAAATAGGCGTATCGTCACCGTTGTCTCGAAGTCTTTCACAGACAGTAAAACCATCTATTTTGGGTAACATTAGGTCAAGGAGAATAACGTCGTAGTAGTTTTGTTTTGCGAGTGTAAAACCACTTAACCCATTGTAAGCATGATCGCATTTGATGTTTTCAAACTCGAGAAACTCTGCAACTGAAGCGGCGAGCTCCTTGTCATCTTCAACTAATAACACGTTGATAGATAAGTTAGATTTCATTTTTCTTAACCCCAGTAAAAGAAACGGATTGTTGGGTAATCATGTTGTGATACAGCTGCTTGATATCTTGTTGAACCATTAGTAATACGGGTACCAAAAGAAGTGTTATTACCGTTGCGAATAAGATGCCATACCCCATTGACGTAGCTGCTGGTATTAAAAACTGAGCTTGAGGAGAGGTCTCAGACAGTAAGGGTACTAAGCCAAAATACGTGGTTGCAGAAGTCAGCACAATAGCCCTTAAGCGTCCAGTTCCTGATTCAATTAACGCGTCGTATACGGTATCACCGCTCATTATCTTGGTATTAAAGCGTGAGATAAGTAACAGGCTATCATTCACGACGACCCCGGTTAATGCAAGCATTCCAAACAGAGAAAGTATACTTATGGGTATCCCTTGGATTAAGTGTCCCATCAAGGCGCCCACAATACCAAATGGAATAGTGCACATGATCAGCAGTGGCTGGAAATATGAGTTGAGCGGTATTGCAAGCAATGCGTAGATGCCGATAAGAGCGATAGCAAACACGCTATACAGTGAATTTGATATTTGTTCCTGCTCTTGTTGCTGTCCAGAAAGGACAATGTTCAGGTCACGATACTTATTCTGCAACTCTTTAAACAGGTCGCTATCTAGCTTATCAATGATCTCTTCTGGAGAGGCGATCGTTTTATCAACATCAGCTGTTATCACATTGACTCTGTTACGATTCATTCGTTCAATGTTTTTGGACACATATCGAGTCGATATATTGGCTACCGCATTGAGTGGTACTAACTTACCATTGCTCAAGCGAATTTGTGCGTATTTGAGATTATCCAGTGTTTGTCTTTTTGCCCGTGGATACTGAATTTTGACCTTTATTTCATGCGAACCTTCTTGAAATTGTTGCACTTCATAACCTTGATAGGCCATGTTGAGTTGTTGTAAGAGATTCGATGTGGTGAGCCCCATCGTTAACCCCATTTCGTTAACTTTAATATCAACTTGGGCTTGTGTATTCGCGAGGCTACTTTTTATGCCATGCACACCTTGTACATTATTGAGATGATCTGTCAGTTCACGAGTTGCGTTGCGGATCGTTGCTTCATTTTGACTTCTTAATTCTACGCTTATTGCTTTATCGCTGATCATATCGGCTAAGAAATTGGCGCTGTCTATGCCTTCAAGTGTTGGGACCATGGATTGCCATTCTTTAGCGATAGCACCAGCGCTGATTGGGCGTTGAGTGTTGCTCGAAAGGCCAACAATGATTTGCGAACTGTTATTGGTGGTTTCTACCAATACACTTTGGATTGGCGGTACAGGCAGCGCATATTGGCGCACTAATGAATCATTCAATGATGCCGCCATTTGTTCAACTTTAAGTGTTTCACGTTGTACTAACCCGTAACCAGCGTCATCTTCAAAGGCGAGATCTATAGTGATGAAGTTATTAGAAATCTCTGGGAAAAATACCGACTTAAGTTTGCCTGTTATTAGCGAACCGCCAACTAGAATACACAGAGAAAAAAAGCCACAAATTACAGCATAACGATAGCGTATAGCCAGTTGTAAACAGGGTTTGTAGAGATGCCAAGTGATGTATTTGAAACCTCGTAGAACACGCTGTTGAATATAGTGCCATACGGCAGGAATACCACGCGCTGAGGTCGGTTCCATTCGAACTCGAGCAAGGTGAGCAGGGAGAATTAATTTGGACTCGATGAGTGAGAAAATCAGACAGAAAGTTGCAGCCATGGCAAATTGCGCAAAGATCTTACCTAGTTCCCCTTCGATAAAGCTGAGAGACATAAAAGCGACGATGGTCGTTAATACGCCAAATGTGGTTGGTGTCGCTACTTTTTGTGCACCAGTGATGGTCGATTCAATGGAGGCGCCGCGCTTCTCTCTTTGCTCGTAAATGCTTTCACCAATGACGACTGCGTCATCGACGACAATGCCGAGTGCCATGATGAAGCCAAAGGTGGTTAATTCATTAAGGGTGAGTCCAAAGAAAGAATCCCCCATAAGTACCATAGCACCGGCGAACGTAACTGGTAGGCCAACGGCAACCCAGAAAGCCACACGTATGTTTAAGAGCAGAGCCAGTAAAATAACAACGAGAGCGATACCTTGAGCACTGTTCTTAAGTAGCAAAGATAAACGGTTTTTAATCGGCTCACTTTGATCATTCCATTGGGTCAGGTGGATACCGTTCGGCAGTGTCAATTGGTAAGCATCAACGATGGATTTGGTCTCTTGGGCTAGCTGGTTGATGTTTGATTGACCATACATTTTCACCGTTAAGCCTACTGATGGATGGCCGTTATAACGAGTAATGATGCCGTCGTCGTCAAATCCTAATTCAATATGTGCAACATCCGACAAGAGTATGGTTTGCCCTGTTGCTGTGCGTTTAATTGGCAGCGAAGCGAACTCTTTCGTACTTCGATGTTGTTGGTCCGCTTTAAGAACTAACGTCCCTTGAGAACCTTTGAGTTGGCCGGCCGTTTGGGTTAATGATTCTGCTCTAATTTGGCTGACGATTTGCTCCATCGTGAGACTGAAAGCTTGCAATTTGGCCTCGTCAATTTCAATCGAGACCTGCTGAGATTTTCGGCCAATGTAATCAACCTTTTGTATTAAAGGAGAGTCTAGGAGCTTGTTTCGTAACTCGTCTAAATAACGCTGTAATGCACCGATAGGCACGTCACCAAACAGGTTAATTGAAACAACCTCTTCAAGGTCGGCTTGACGCGTGATCACTGGTTTTTTTGCTTCACTAGGTAAATCGCCAATAGCATCAACCACACTTTTTACATCTTGTTGCAGTTTGTCGAGTGAATAGCCACTCGACTTAGTAATGGTTACGGTTGCGCCGTCACTATTCGAACTGCTGTGTATCTGTTTGATGCCTTCTACACCTAACAATGAATCTTCTATTTTTATCGCAATGCTTTCTTCAGCCGAGCGGGCGGAGCCACTTTGATATTCGACGCTTACCGTAATATTGGTTGGGGGGAGTGAGGGGAAGCTTTCTACCCGTGATTGGATAACCGAAAAACCACCCGCGACTATGATCAAAACCATTAAAAGATTTGCGGCAACAGGGTTGTGAACAAACCATGCGATAACACCATGAGTTTTAAGGTTATTGTCCATCATTCACCTCTTTAAGTGGTTTGTCCCCAGTGGCAGGATCCGGGAGGATCCGATTTGATGCGAGTTTGTCCGTATCGTCTGCCTGAGGGCTATCCGAAAGTGCTAATACTTGCATTCCCTCCACGTAGCTAGACAGCGGCTTTACAACCAAAGTGATGTGTTGATTTAGGTTGCCCTGTTCAAAACCAATCGCATCGATATCTTGAAACAGTGATTGAGTCTTGTGACGGTGAAGTTGACCTTCTTTGACGTACCAAATATTCCCGTCCGCAGTAATGGAGGAAGATGAAACTACAAAACTATTTGAGTAGCTCTTACCTTGAATGACAACTTTAATAAAGCTCCCGATCAGCAAAGGCTCTGGCTGTTGAAGAGGGGAGTCTATTTTTAATATGAGGTTACGCATACGTGTTGATTGTTCCACCAGCAGTGAAAGGTGACTCGCCCGTGCTGCCCATTGTTGCCCTGAGTCTGAATCTGATGCTGACTGTATTGTCACCGACAGTGCACTCAAATCGGAGGGGAGCTGTTGCCAGTCGCGTTCCGTGAGCTGAAGATGTACTTCAGCAGTTTCTATGGATTTGATCTGTCCCAACGAGGTTCCGGATGCAACAACACTGCCTGTGGTGACGTTGCTTTGGCTGACAATGGCATCAAAAGGAGCATGGATGTTCGTGTTGCTTAGTTTTTGCTTAGTATCTTCAACCGCTTGTTGTGCGGCGTTTAATCGTGCCTTTGCTGCTTTAAACTGAGGTTCTCGCAAAGCGAGGGGACTCGGTGCCTCTTTTATACCTGAAGTTTTCCACTCTTTTTGAGCACGTTGATGTTTGCGTTGTTCTTGGAAAAATGAAAGTTGTGCGTTAGCTAGCTCCTTTTCTGCGTTAGCCAATAGTACTTGGTAACTGGAATCGTCAATGCGAAATAGCAGGTCACCTTTAGATATTTGTTCACCTAGTCTGAAATTTTTCGCTTTCGAAAGAATCACTCCTGAAACCTGGCTCGTGAGCGTTAAAGTCTCTTCTGGAATTACCTGCCCGTAACCTTCAATGGTAGAGCGATGTTGCCCGGAAGCAATGTCGACTGTTGTGACTTTGATATATTGGCGAGGCTGAGCTTCCAGCGCTAACGTTGTTTCTTCGGGGATTGACTTTACGATGTACATCGCAGTGGCAACAATACTGAGTAAGCCCAAAGCCGTAACAAGTACCTGTTTCATTTTAAACCCCCATTCCTAATGCTAACCCTAAGGTAATTCTGTTTGAGAGCCGAGTACGCTGAGTGTTAAGCAACTGGATTTTAGATTGGTAAATAGATTGTTGGGCGATAAGCAGTGCCAAAACGTCACTGGCTCCTTCCTGGTAAAGGTTTTGATAGTTTTTCATACTAGCCTTGGAGAATGTAAAAGCATCTCGATAATGCTGTTCTTGTTGTCTGAGGTAGAACTCTTTGTCTAGTGCATTTCCTACCTCATTGATGGCAACCAATAGTTTCTTTTGGTAATCAACAAAGCTCTCTTCTGCTTGAAGCTGAGCTATTTTTGCTTGGGTTTGTAGTGATGATTGGTCAAGAAGAGGTGCGCTGATCCCCCCAACGAGATTCCACAGGGAAGGATTGTCGATAAGCTGGTTTGGTGTTGAGCCGCTACGATAAACAGAGGCAGACAGCGTGAATTTAGGCAGCAGATCTTTGTAAGCAACTGCCGCGCTTTTGTCGGCGGCTAGCACTTGCTGATAAGCGGCAAGGAGGTCAGGACGTGATCCAATCATTTCTCCGGGAAGACGTAATGGCGGAGCTTCAACTTCTGGGATCGTGAAAATCGTTTGGTTGAGCTGGGTGTCGCTCTTACCTCGTAAGGTATTAAGGCCTCTGATTGCGATAAGTTGATCTTGTTCTTTAGCGGCTAAACTCGCTCTTACTCTGGATGTTGCAGCACGGGCGGTGTCGAGGTCTGCTTGTTCTTTAAATCCATCGAGCACTTGTTCTAGTACAATACTTTCAGTGTCTGAAAGGCTTTGTAGCCAGCGTTGCTCGACCCCTATCACTCTTGCTCTGTAAGCAACATCAAGCCACGTCTCTATTACGCGAGCCGCGAGAGAGTTTTGTGCGTAAACATAGTCAAGTTGCGTTGCCTGTTGTTTCGCGTTAGCTGCGCTTGCTGTGTCAGCTAAGCGTCCCCAAACATCAAACTCCCAACTTAAATTCAAAGACAGTTTGTGACTGTTCTGAATCTGACTTGTTTTTTGCCTAGAGGCTTGAAAGTCTGTATTTAAAGAAGGTTGAAGGTATTGATCACTTTGCGCCGCTAATAGTTCAGCTTGCTTCAAGCGAAGTGCAGTTTTATGTAGATCGTGGTTATTGGTGAGGGCTTCTTGAACCAGATCGGCGAGAGTTTGATTGTTGAACAGCGAGAGCAATTGTGTCGACATCGTCGTGTTGACGTATCGTTGAGAGCTTTCCCATTGCTCGGGAATCTGGGTTGTATTGTTCAAACTGGTTTGTGGCGTTGGTGATAGAGAAGCGCAACCCGTGAGATAGGTCAGACTACCCAGTAGTAATAACGCGGATAGGGGGCGGTGTGTGTTCATGCTGTCTTACTCTAAGGTATTTATCTTTAGATATACCTAACAGCGAGTAAATTGGAGGTGAAATGAGTGTTTGGTTATTGATTAAAATTGGATATGGATATGGATATGGGCTGATAAAGGATTTACGAAAGAACTTCTGAAAACAGAAAAGCCACTGAAATCAGTGGCTTTCTAGGCTCGTCCGTTTTATCAAATCAGGCCATGCATGGAAAGTGCTGACCTCTTAACCCTTGATTAGCTGGCTCTATTAAAAGAAAGGGGAGACATCAATTTCAGCCTTCGTAGGAGAAATTGCTTTTACAATCGTATGCCAGCTATGTTTTAAATCCACATACTTGACGTCAATGAAACGTTTATTCTTTCTTGAATAGAAGCACTTAACGACAGGCTCAACAGGAGCATCATCATTCGATGACCATACAATTCCAAGATGACCATTGCTCAGCTCAACGATGGCCCCAATAGGGAAAATACCAATGCAATTAATAAATTTGTACACCAATTGCCGGTCTAAGTGATTAGGTGTCATACCTAACATGATTTTAAACGCTTCCGCTGGGCTCATTCCACGTTTGTAGCAACGGTCAGCCGTTAATGCGTCATAGATATCGACGATACAAGCCATTCGGCCGTGCAGCGGAATTTGCTCACCTTTTAGTCCATTAGGGTAACCTGTACCATCTAATTTTTCATGGTGCATTAAACATACATCACGGCTAATGTGACTTAAGCCTTCGATTTTTCTGATGATAGGTTTAGCGAATACTTGATGTTGTTTGATATGCGCAAACTCCTCCTCGGTTAAACGAGAAGGTTTGTGCAAAACATTATCATCGATATGCACTTTACCGACATCATGAATAATCCCACCAATAGCCAATGGCTTTAATCGGTCTTTGCCAAAACCCAAATGCTTGCCAAATGTGACCAAAAGTGTGGCTACATTGACTGAATGTTCAAGCAGGTATGCATCCTTCTTACGCAACGCAGAAACACATTGCAAAGCGTCTGAATTAATCAGTGCTGATTCAATCAGCTCATCTGCCCAACCATCCAGTTCATCCGCAACAAACGTATGCGAATCAAATGTTGCCGTAATAATTTTCTGAGCAAGACCACGCGCTTCTTGGATGATTCGCTCGGCATTTTTTTGTCTTACTTCTCGAGAGGCTAATTTACCTGAGGAGTTTTTACTGCTTTTTTGTGGCCCCTCTGTCGTTTCATCATCAGGAACTGGGTGGAATTTACAACCTTTAGCAGAGAGTTTCTTGTCAACCCAGACATACTTAATGCCTTTATTAACTAATGTATCAATGCCTTTTTTTGAAGACACGCGTCCAGCGTTAGATAAATAAACACGCTCACTTTTCTGAATTGATGTAACAAACATTCCCACAACCAATGTGTTTATGGAAATTTTTACTGAGTCTTTAAGGTCGAACTGCATTACATCCAATTAAGTGTTGTCAAAAACAGTGTGATTCTAATCCAATTTCGCGACGAATCTAGTCAAATTATTGATTTATTTACGCTAAATGGCCAAAGTTAAGAATTGGAGACCAAAACTTCACCGACTTATGCCTTTATCTTGATACTATTGCTTACTAACGGTTAGGAGGCTGTGTCGTGCTTAGCAATGAGTTGTTCGTTACTCGCAGTTCGTTTCTTATACCAATCACAGTAAGTAAGTGATCAAACATAGCGTAGGAAAAAAGCTTGAGAACAAGGCAGAATTTTTCGATAAGTAGTTATTCTACAATCAAAAATTCTAACGAAGTTATCGAGGTTTTTAACAAGCTAGGGTGACCAGTTATTTACTACGATTGGTATTAGCCCAACGGCGATATAGAAAGGAGCTTTACATCGTGGATGTCGGTGAAGAGGTTTGGTGGGGGAACTGATACTTGTTAGTCATAATACAAAACATCAGATAATAAAAAAGCCACTGAAATCAGTGGCTTTTTAGAGTCAACCCATATCAGAATGGATTAAAATTAGCTGATAAAAGTTGACGTGTATCGATTGTTAGTCGATTTCTTTGTCTTTACTCATAGATAAAATCCAAAGAGATACGGCTGCAACACCTGCAAAGCCACCAAGTACGATAACTGGCATAGCGGTGTAACCTAGGATGTGCCAGATTACGTTCTCTAAAGTACTCATTCAATTGCTCCTTATTGCCAGCCTTCAACGCCGTGCATGTCTGGTAGTTTATGTGCGATACCTTTATGGCAATCTACACATGTTTTTTCACCAGAAGCCAATGCAGTAGAGTGCTGTTTCGCACTACGAGGGCTTTGCTCTGAGAAGTCCATGTAATCGAACTGGTGACAGTTACGACACTCAAGTGAGTCATTGCCTTTCATACGTTTCCACTCTCGTTCAGCAAGGTGAGCACGACGTGCTTTGAACTTCTCTTCAGTACCTATGGTGTCTAAAATGAAGTATGCGAACAGCTCTTTTGATGCCTGAACTTTACGTACGATTTTATCTGACCATTCATGGGGTACGTGACAATCTGAACAGATAGCACGAACACCAGAGCGGTTAGAGTAGTGAATTGTTTCTTGGATTTCAGCAACGATAGGAGCGTGACAACCAGAACAGAATTCTTCCGTATTGGTTGCTTCCATACCCGTGTTGAATGCCCCCCAGAATAAAAGACCGCCCGAGAAACCCAAGAATAAAACAACGCCTACTGCTGCTTTACTTGGTGTTGCGAGTCTTTTCCAAAACGCTTTAAGTAATTTTATCATATATAGCCTCTCTTACAGTCCGGCTACGATTAACGCAGTGAATCTACAGGTTTGAACTCGTTCTCAACTAGTGGCTTAGCATTAGCTTGAGGTACGTGACACTGTAGACAGAAGTAACGACGAGGTGAAACATCAGCAAGAACCGCATCTTCACGGTTCATGTAGTGAGTTACACTCACTTTAGTCGCACCCATTTCTTTTGCGTTTTTCCAGCTATGGCAAGAAAGACACTTGTTAGCGTTAAGAGAAACTTCATAGCTACGAATAGTATGAGGTACTAAAGGTGGTTGATATACGTAGTCACTTTCAAGCACTTGGTCACGAGGGAACTTTTTGAAGTCATCTGCTGCGCGAGTTGCTTCAAGTTCACTTGCACCACGTAGAGATTCTACGCCACCAATGCCGCCTGGGTTATCTAGCTCAGCTTGAGCTTGAACTGCACCAGCTAGCAAAAGACCAGCTGATAGTAGGGCAGTAATCAGTTTTTTCATGGTTAATTTCTCCGCCTAAAGGCTAATTCTTTGAGTGGACTACTTTTTTCAAAAAGTGATGAAAAAAGTAGTCGCAATATTAAATACGTTAGATCTTGTATCTAGGTTCTAAAAGCAATTGGCGCTTAAGAAACCTTAGTGATCTTAACTGGACACTTCTTGTAATCCGTCTGCTTAGACAGAGGATCTGTTGCATCCAAGATCAACTTGTTGATCAGAATTCTTGCATCAAAGAATGGTACGAATACCAAGCCTTGTGGTGGACGGTTACGACCACGAGTTTCAACACGAACGCGTACTTCACCACGTTTGTTTTCGATAAGAACTTCATCACCACGGCGAAGGCCACGAGCTTTGGCATCAGTAGGGTGCATGTAACAAAGTGCATCCGGTACTGCTTTGTAAAGTTCTGGTACACGACGAGTCATAGTACCTGTGTGCCAGTGCTCAAGAACACGACCTGTACATAGCCACATGTCGTACTCATCGCTTGGTACTTCTGGTGGTGCTTCGTAAGGTGCATTGATGATAAGAGCTTTACCATCTGGCTTGCCGTAGAAATCCCAACCAGAACCTTTTTTAGCGTATGGATCTGACCCTTCTTTGTAGCGCCATAATGTTTCTTTACCGTCAACAACGGGCCAACGTAGACCGCGCACTTTGTGGTAAGTATCGTAAGGTGCTAAGTCGTGACCGTGGTCGCGACCAAAGGCAGCGTATTCTTCGAATAGGCCTTTTTGAACGTAGAAACCTTGAGCTTGTGCATCGTCGTTAAGCTCTTGAGCTTCAGACAGCGGGAATGCATCAACGTTGCCGTTTTTGTACAGCACGTCGTACATCGTTTTACCACGATGCTCTGGTGCTTTAGCAAGAAGTTCTTCGCCCCAAACTTCTTCAACAGTGAAGCGTTTAGAGAACTCCATGATTTGCCATAGGTCAGACTTCGCATCACCTACAGTTTTAACTTGTTGATACCATGCTTGTGTACGACGTTCAGCGTTACCGTAAGCACCTTCTTTTTCGATCCACATTGCTGTCGGAAGGATAAGGTCAGCTGCTTGAGCTGTTGCTGTTGGGTACGGGTCAGAACATACAATGAAGTTGTCTGGGTTACGGTAACCTGGTAGACGCTCAGTGTTGATGTTTGGACCAGCTTGCATGTTGTTATTACACATTACCCAGTACGCGTTGATCTTACCGTCTTTGAGCATACGGTCTTGAACAACAGCATGAGCACCTGGCTTAGCAGGGATAGTGCCTTCTGGAAGTTTCCAGATGTCTTCTGCAATCTTACGGTGTTTAGGGTTCTTAACTACCATATCTGCCGGTAGACGGTGAGAGAACGTACCTACTTCACGAGCTGTACCACACGCAGACGGTTGACCAGTTAGTGAGAATGGGCTGTTACCTGGGGTAGAAATCTTACCTGTAAGAAGGTGGATGTTGTACACAAGGCTGTTCATCCATACACCACGAGTATGTTGGTTCATACCCATAGTCCAAAGTGACATTACTTTGATGTTTGGATCTGCGTATTGCTTAGCCAGCTTGATAAGGTCATTTTGAGATACACCTGACATTTCAGATGCTTTTTCAACTGTGTATTCAGCGACAGAAGCTTTGTAGTCTTCGAAGCTAATATCAGTCATTTTACCTGAGTTAGGGTTCGCAGCTGCTTTCTGTAGCGGATCGTCATCACGAAGGCCGTAACCGATGTCAGTCGTTGCTTGTTTGAAGTTCGTGTGCTTATTAACGAAGTCCCAGTTTACAGCATCGTTTTGGATGATGTAGTTTGCAATAAAGTTTGCAATCGCAAGGTCAGATTGAGGTTCGAAGATGTAACCTGTGTCTGCAAGCTCGAAAGAACGGTGGTAGTAAGTAGACAGTACGTTTACTTTAACGTGTGGGTGGCTTAGACGACGGTCTGTAATACGAGTCCATAGTACTGGGTGCATTTCTGCCATGTTTGAACCCCACAGCACGAACGCATCTGCGTGTTCAAAGTCATCATAACAACCCATTGGCTCATCGATACCGAAAGTACGCATGAATGCACCTACCGCAGAAGCCATACAGTGACGAGCATTTGGATCGATGTTGTTTGAACGGAAGCCCGCTTTCATCAGCTTAACCGCTGCGTAGCCTTCCATTACTGTCCACTGGCCTGAACCGAACATACCAACGCCTGTTGGACCGTTCTTCTTCAGAGCGGCTTTCCATTTCTCAGCCATTACGTCGAAAGCTTTGTCCCAAGATACTGGTGCAAAATCACCATCCTTGTGGAACTCACCATCTTTCATACGAAGAAGAGGCTGTTCAAGACGGTCTTTACCGTACATGATTTTTGAAAGGAAGTAGCCTTTAATACAGTTAAGGCCTTTGTTTACAGGTGCTTCTGGGTCGCCTTGAGTCGCGACCACTTTACCGTTTTGAGTACCAACTAGTACCGAACAGCCCGTACCACAAAAACGACAAGGCGCTTTATCCCACGTGATTTTTGTTTGATCAGAGCTAGCAATCAGGTTGGTTGCTGTTGCTGGTAGAGTTACACCTGCAACGGCTGCCGCTGATGCAGCTGCGTTTGCTTTCACAAACGCGCGTCTTGTCATTTTCATACTTC
This window encodes:
- a CDS encoding TolC family protein, which translates into the protein MSTQLLSLFNNQTLADLVQEALTNNHDLHKTALRLKQAELLAAQSDQYLQPSLNTDFQASRQKTSQIQNSHKLSLNLSWEFDVWGRLADTASAANAKQQATQLDYVYAQNSLAARVIETWLDVAYRARVIGVEQRWLQSLSDTESIVLEQVLDGFKEQADLDTARAATSRVRASLAAKEQDQLIAIRGLNTLRGKSDTQLNQTIFTIPEVEAPPLRLPGEMIGSRPDLLAAYQQVLAADKSAAVAYKDLLPKFTLSASVYRSGSTPNQLIDNPSLWNLVGGISAPLLDQSSLQTQAKIAQLQAEESFVDYQKKLLVAINEVGNALDKEFYLRQQEQHYRDAFTFSKASMKNYQNLYQEGASDVLALLIAQQSIYQSKIQLLNTQRTRLSNRITLGLALGMGV
- a CDS encoding NapC/NirT family cytochrome c — translated: MIKLLKAFWKRLATPSKAAVGVVLFLGFSGGLLFWGAFNTGMEATNTEEFCSGCHAPIVAEIQETIHYSNRSGVRAICSDCHVPHEWSDKIVRKVQASKELFAYFILDTIGTEEKFKARRAHLAEREWKRMKGNDSLECRNCHQFDYMDFSEQSPRSAKQHSTALASGEKTCVDCHKGIAHKLPDMHGVEGWQ
- a CDS encoding efflux RND transporter periplasmic adaptor subunit, which translates into the protein MKQVLVTALGLLSIVATAMYIVKSIPEETTLALEAQPRQYIKVTTVDIASGQHRSTIEGYGQVIPEETLTLTSQVSGVILSKAKNFRLGEQISKGDLLFRIDDSSYQVLLANAEKELANAQLSFFQEQRKHQRAQKEWKTSGIKEAPSPLALREPQFKAAKARLNAAQQAVEDTKQKLSNTNIHAPFDAIVSQSNVTTGSVVASGTSLGQIKSIETAEVHLQLTERDWQQLPSDLSALSVTIQSASDSDSGQQWAARASHLSLLVEQSTRMRNLILKIDSPLQQPEPLLIGSFIKVVIQGKSYSNSFVVSSSSITADGNIWYVKEGQLHRHKTQSLFQDIDAIGFEQGNLNQHITLVVKPLSSYVEGMQVLALSDSPQADDTDKLASNRILPDPATGDKPLKEVNDGQ
- a CDS encoding TIGR02808 family protein, whose protein sequence is MSTLENVIWHILGYTAMPVIVLGGFAGVAAVSLWILSMSKDKEID
- a CDS encoding nitrate reductase cytochrome c-type subunit — protein: MKKLITALLSAGLLLAGAVQAQAELDNPGGIGGVESLRGASELEATRAADDFKKFPRDQVLESDYVYQPPLVPHTIRSYEVSLNANKCLSCHSWKNAKEMGATKVSVTHYMNREDAVLADVSPRRYFCLQCHVPQANAKPLVENEFKPVDSLR
- a CDS encoding HD-GYP domain-containing protein; its protein translation is MQFDLKDSVKISINTLVVGMFVTSIQKSERVYLSNAGRVSSKKGIDTLVNKGIKYVWVDKKLSAKGCKFHPVPDDETTEGPQKSSKNSSGKLASREVRQKNAERIIQEARGLAQKIITATFDSHTFVADELDGWADELIESALINSDALQCVSALRKKDAYLLEHSVNVATLLVTFGKHLGFGKDRLKPLAIGGIIHDVGKVHIDDNVLHKPSRLTEEEFAHIKQHQVFAKPIIRKIEGLSHISRDVCLMHHEKLDGTGYPNGLKGEQIPLHGRMACIVDIYDALTADRCYKRGMSPAEAFKIMLGMTPNHLDRQLVYKFINCIGIFPIGAIVELSNGHLGIVWSSNDDAPVEPVVKCFYSRKNKRFIDVKYVDLKHSWHTIVKAISPTKAEIDVSPFF
- a CDS encoding response regulator transcription factor: MKSNLSINVLLVEDDKELAASVAEFLEFENIKCDHAYNGLSGFTLAKQNYYDVILLDLMLPKIDGFTVCERLRDNGDDTPILMLTAKDTLQDKEAGFNAGTDDYLIKPFAMKELALRIKALSKRRSSQHKRLVQGDLVYDLESHQVSRSEQVLDLNRLNLMLLELLMRRSPQVVTRREIEECLWPHDAPESNNIKVQVYQLRQKIDKPFESKLIETVVGQGLRIKG
- a CDS encoding efflux RND transporter permease subunit → MDNNLKTHGVIAWFVHNPVAANLLMVLIIVAGGFSVIQSRVESFPSLPPTNITVSVEYQSGSARSAEESIAIKIEDSLLGVEGIKQIHSSSNSDGATVTITKSSGYSLDKLQQDVKSVVDAIGDLPSEAKKPVITRQADLEEVVSINLFGDVPIGALQRYLDELRNKLLDSPLIQKVDYIGRKSQQVSIEIDEAKLQAFSLTMEQIVSQIRAESLTQTAGQLKGSQGTLVLKADQQHRSTKEFASLPIKRTATGQTILLSDVAHIELGFDDDGIITRYNGHPSVGLTVKMYGQSNINQLAQETKSIVDAYQLTLPNGIHLTQWNDQSEPIKNRLSLLLKNSAQGIALVVILLALLLNIRVAFWVAVGLPVTFAGAMVLMGDSFFGLTLNELTTFGFIMALGIVVDDAVVIGESIYEQREKRGASIESTITGAQKVATPTTFGVLTTIVAFMSLSFIEGELGKIFAQFAMAATFCLIFSLIESKLILPAHLARVRMEPTSARGIPAVWHYIQQRVLRGFKYITWHLYKPCLQLAIRYRYAVICGFFSLCILVGGSLITGKLKSVFFPEISNNFITIDLAFEDDAGYGLVQRETLKVEQMAASLNDSLVRQYALPVPPIQSVLVETTNNSSQIIVGLSSNTQRPISAGAIAKEWQSMVPTLEGIDSANFLADMISDKAISVELRSQNEATIRNATRELTDHLNNVQGVHGIKSSLANTQAQVDIKVNEMGLTMGLTTSNLLQQLNMAYQGYEVQQFQEGSHEIKVKIQYPRAKRQTLDNLKYAQIRLSNGKLVPLNAVANISTRYVSKNIERMNRNRVNVITADVDKTIASPEEIIDKLDSDLFKELQNKYRDLNIVLSGQQQEQEQISNSLYSVFAIALIGIYALLAIPLNSYFQPLLIMCTIPFGIVGALMGHLIQGIPISILSLFGMLALTGVVVNDSLLLISRFNTKIMSGDTVYDALIESGTGRLRAIVLTSATTYFGLVPLLSETSPQAQFLIPAATSMGYGILFATVITLLLVPVLLMVQQDIKQLYHNMITQQSVSFTGVKKNEI